The Buttiauxella selenatireducens genome has a window encoding:
- the hemX gene encoding uroporphyrinogen-III C-methyltransferase: protein MTEQQNTSAMVEETTPAVESAPLPEQPPKKNRNGIAGIALGAIAIAIALALGGGLYSYGKHQSAAQTANTDALATQLIALQKQQEQQQSALETTIKQQASALEESNRQQANLARELDEVQQKVATISGSDAKTWLLAQSDFLVKLAGRKLWSDQDVTTAAALLKSADASLADMNDPSLLVARRALTDDIAALSSITQVDYDGIILKLNQLSNQVDNLRLADNNTDDTPMDSDGSELSSTVTEWRQNLAKSWHNFMDSFITIRRRDETAVPLLAPNQDVYLRENIRSRLLVAAQAVPRHQDETYKQSLENVSTWVRAYYDTNDSVTKSFLDELDSLSQQSINMDVPQTLESQPLLEKLMQTRVRNLLAQPAASTAAPAPTEPVPAPVPAPTQGE, encoded by the coding sequence ATGACGGAACAACAGAATACCTCCGCCATGGTTGAAGAGACCACACCTGCGGTGGAAAGCGCACCGCTTCCAGAACAACCACCAAAAAAAAATCGTAATGGTATTGCCGGAATTGCCCTGGGTGCGATTGCCATTGCTATTGCCCTGGCGCTAGGTGGCGGTCTTTACAGTTATGGTAAGCATCAGTCAGCGGCGCAAACGGCCAACACCGATGCTCTGGCAACACAGTTAATCGCCTTACAAAAGCAGCAAGAACAGCAGCAATCAGCGCTGGAAACGACCATCAAGCAGCAAGCGTCGGCTCTCGAAGAGTCGAATCGTCAGCAGGCGAATCTGGCGCGTGAGCTTGATGAAGTCCAGCAAAAAGTGGCGACGATTTCAGGAAGTGATGCAAAAACCTGGCTGTTAGCGCAGTCCGATTTCCTGGTGAAACTGGCCGGTCGAAAACTGTGGAGCGATCAGGATGTCACTACCGCCGCTGCACTTTTGAAAAGTGCAGATGCCAGCCTTGCTGACATGAATGATCCGAGTCTGCTTGTTGCTCGCCGTGCGCTGACAGATGACATTGCTGCACTGTCTTCTATTACTCAGGTCGATTACGACGGGATTATCCTCAAGCTAAATCAGCTTTCTAATCAAGTCGATAACTTGCGCCTTGCAGACAATAATACCGATGACACGCCGATGGACTCTGATGGTAGCGAGCTTTCAAGCACCGTCACGGAATGGCGTCAGAACCTGGCAAAAAGCTGGCACAACTTTATGGATAGTTTCATTACTATTCGTCGTCGTGATGAAACAGCGGTTCCGCTTCTGGCACCAAACCAGGATGTTTATCTGCGTGAGAATATCCGCTCGCGTCTGCTGGTTGCAGCGCAAGCCGTTCCACGTCATCAGGATGAAACCTATAAGCAGTCGCTGGAGAATGTCTCCACCTGGGTTCGTGCCTATTACGATACCAACGACAGTGTGACCAAATCGTTCCTCGATGAACTGGACTCTCTCAGCCAGCAAAGCATCAATATGGATGTGCCGCAAACGCTGGAAAGCCAACCTCTGCTGGAAAAACTGATGCAGACTCGGGTGCGCAATTTACTCGCTCAGCCCGCTGCGAGTACCGCAGCGCCAGCGCCAACTGAACCTGTACCAGCACCGGTGCCTGCACCCACTCAAGGAGAATAA